One genomic segment of Hydrocarboniclastica marina includes these proteins:
- a CDS encoding metal-dependent hydrolase, producing the protein MTIQVNPVRRNLKFSLPKDQITTWNKGHLHISHFFNALSVFFPVGERFFINSIRNYRNQVEGDQLKEDIGAFIAQEAFHGREHEEYNAALTKAGIPADRMERRVYNLLEFVKRWIPKSLQLGTTVALEHLTAVLGDMLLREPAQLEDAEPHYAALWRWHALEETEHKAVAFDVFSQVVGTGIKAYFIRTSAFIIANIIFWTLFTGYYFKMVKVSGGARDLKGWKESFVFWWVKPGGLRKVLPAWFDFFRPGFHPWMHDNRHLLDQMDEVTEQVDYLNAQSEKAA; encoded by the coding sequence ATGACCATTCAGGTCAACCCCGTCCGTCGCAATCTGAAGTTTTCACTGCCCAAAGACCAGATCACCACCTGGAACAAAGGCCATCTGCACATTTCGCACTTCTTCAACGCGTTGTCCGTTTTCTTCCCCGTTGGCGAACGGTTCTTTATAAACAGTATCCGTAACTATCGGAATCAGGTAGAAGGCGATCAGCTGAAAGAAGACATTGGTGCCTTTATCGCCCAGGAAGCCTTCCACGGCCGTGAGCATGAAGAGTACAACGCGGCCCTGACCAAAGCCGGTATCCCCGCCGACCGGATGGAGCGTCGGGTATACAACCTGCTTGAGTTCGTCAAACGCTGGATCCCCAAGTCACTTCAGTTGGGCACGACCGTAGCGCTTGAACACCTGACTGCTGTACTCGGGGACATGTTGCTCCGTGAGCCAGCGCAGCTTGAAGACGCTGAGCCACATTATGCGGCGCTCTGGCGCTGGCACGCCCTGGAAGAGACCGAGCACAAGGCGGTTGCATTCGATGTCTTTAGCCAGGTGGTGGGTACGGGCATTAAAGCGTACTTCATTCGCACCAGCGCATTTATTATTGCCAATATTATTTTCTGGACGCTGTTTACGGGTTACTACTTCAAAATGGTGAAGGTCAGTGGCGGCGCCCGGGACCTGAAGGGATGGAAGGAAAGTTTCGTGTTTTGGTGGGTCAAGCCAGGTGGACTGCGCAAGGTTCTACCGGCCTGGTTCGATTTCTTCAGGCCCGGGTTTCACCCATGGATGCATGACAATCGTCACCTGCTCGACCAGATGGATGAGGTGACGGAACAGGTAGATTACCTCAATGCTCAGTCGGAGAAGGCGGCATGA
- a CDS encoding MerR family transcriptional regulator, protein MNLPFDTHAQLNALIQQEGSPESGTGSATEYTVDALARASGSTVRNVRAYQDRGLLPPPERRGRAGVYSDLHLSRMRLINNLLQRGYTLANIKEMISAWEQGADLSQLLGLEQAISSPWTNETPSHVSAQELAEMFSGDLSAENMRKALQLGLIESTRDGFLLKQPRLLNAGAELVRLGIPLGQLFDVLGPLRENVQHVAEDLVRLASRLIDRYGEQVPPTEDLPKLAHLVWRLRPIALVAVESEVQRAMEDAANKFLIERVSNVFGKAAQANNASPPEAQEQKNATESPEE, encoded by the coding sequence ATGAACTTGCCTTTTGACACCCACGCGCAGCTCAACGCTCTGATTCAGCAGGAAGGGTCTCCCGAATCCGGGACGGGCTCTGCTACTGAATACACGGTCGATGCGCTCGCGCGTGCGTCAGGCTCCACTGTTCGCAATGTTCGTGCTTATCAGGACCGGGGCCTGCTGCCCCCGCCCGAACGTCGAGGACGGGCCGGCGTTTATTCGGACCTCCACCTTTCCCGAATGCGCCTCATCAATAACCTCCTCCAGCGTGGCTATACGCTGGCCAATATAAAAGAAATGATTTCCGCTTGGGAACAGGGCGCTGACCTGAGTCAGTTGCTAGGGCTCGAGCAAGCGATAAGCAGTCCCTGGACCAATGAGACTCCCAGTCATGTTTCAGCGCAGGAACTCGCGGAGATGTTTTCCGGCGACCTCAGCGCTGAAAACATGCGCAAGGCGTTGCAGTTGGGCTTGATCGAATCGACCCGCGACGGCTTCCTGCTGAAACAGCCGCGCCTGTTAAATGCAGGCGCAGAACTCGTCAGGCTGGGCATCCCCTTGGGACAGTTATTCGATGTTCTCGGCCCGCTCCGTGAAAACGTCCAACACGTTGCTGAGGACCTTGTCCGGCTTGCCTCCCGCTTGATCGACCGCTACGGCGAGCAGGTTCCGCCCACAGAAGACTTGCCCAAACTGGCCCATCTCGTCTGGCGTCTTCGGCCGATAGCCCTCGTGGCGGTCGAATCCGAGGTACAGAGGGCGATGGAAGATGCGGCCAACAAGTTCCTCATAGAGCGCGTTTCCAATGTCTTTGGGAAGGCCGCCCAGGCAAACAACGCCTCCCCACCTGAAGCCCAAGAGCAAAAAAACGCGACAGAGTCTCCGGAGGAATAG